The region ggggggggtcgggggtggCACTCACGGCGGCAGCTCTCCGGCCCTTGTCGATGGCGTCGGCGGTCACGTAGGCGGTGGCCACGCCGTAGCTGGCCCACaccaccggcaccggcaccagcgGGCGGAAGGACTCGCCCACCTCGTTGGCGTAACCTGGCGGCGGGGGGTCAGCGGGGGGcaccggccgcggccccgcgcctccccccccccccccccggtgtccccgcggccccgggagcagggagggccggcggcagggccggggcgttGGGAGCAGCCGGGTCACCTtggagccccgctgcccccgggagcggggctgccggtgACCGGGCCCGGCGCTGGGACCGGTGTCCGGGACCGGTACCCGGTGTCAGTGCACGCAGTGTGACGGTGCCGGTGCACGGTGCCGGTACGCAGTGTCAGTGCCCGCTGTGCGGTGCTGGTGCCCGGTATCGGTGCCGGTGTGCGGTGCCGGTACCCGGTGTCAGTGCCCGGTGTGCGGTGGTGGTGTCCGGTACTGGTACCCGGTACCCGGTGCAGTACGCGGTGTTAGTGCCCGAGGAGAGGCGTCAGTGCCGGGCGCGGTGTCCGGTGCCGGTACCCGACGCGGTGCCCGAGGCGGTGCCCGGTGCAGTGCCGGTCCCGGTGCCGTGCCCGATGCAGCCCGGTACCCGACGCGGTGCCCGGTGCCGTGCCCGGTGCAGTGCCCGGTACCCGACGCGGTGCCCGGTGCCGTGCCCGGTGCCGGTGCTCACCCAGGTAGCGGACCCACGTGTCCCGGTAGGGGTCGCGCTCCGCCGCCCCCATGGCgcgcgctcccgccgctgccgccggacGAGCTCGCCCCGCCCCTGAGCCTGCGTCaccaggccccgccccgcgccgccgcagGGCGGGAATCGCCCGGCGGCGAGatggcggggggggcggggcctggctGCACACGTGACCCCGCGGCGGAGGCGGGGTCGGGCACGCGGCTCTGGGGCGCCGGCGGTCACGTGGGCGGgatgcggggccggggcgggggcagcgggacctcggtatggggcgggggggggcagttatggggctgggctgtgggcaaGGAGCAGttatggggctgtggggagcacaGAGCAGTTATGGGGCTGGGTTATGGGCAAGGagcggttgtggggctgggggagcagttatggggctgtggggagcacagagcagttatggggctggggggcaagGAGTGGTTATGGGACTGGGGGGAGCAaggagcagctgtggggctgggagacaAAAACCAGAGGAGACCCAGCTCGGTCCGTCCCTTTACTCCCCCCGCCCcacgcagcagcagcaagtgGGCGCAGGACCCACATAAGGCACAGGGAGGGGGGACCCCGGGCGCtccggccccccgcagccccccgcagccccccgcctcgGTCCGTGAGCTCCGGGGGCTCAGCCCCCTTTCTCCATCCTCCCGGCCGCCGCGCTGGCGGGGGGCACCCGGCCGTCCTGGGGGCACGGAGCAGCCGCCTGCCCGGCTGTGGGCCCTCGGGGTCCCCTGCGGTgtgggggggccccggggccgtggggggcCGGCGCTAGGGGCTGTGGTTGAGGGCCACCTCGCTGAGCCTGTCCCCCAGCTTCTGGATCTGCTGGGCGGAGGCGGCGTCGGGCAGCAGCACCTCCACGCTGTAGCTGACCTTCTTGGCGTGGAGGTAGCTGTAGGTGTTGTCGAAGCGCAGGACGTCTGCGGGGAGACGGGGGGGTGTCGGGGACACGGGGAGCGccccggggtccccccagcccccccggggaaGGGGGATGCGCTCACAGATGCCGGGCGTGGAGCAGGTGAGGGAGCCGTCCTCGGGCACCATGTGGGAGTTGTAGCGTTGGTTGGGGTAGACCTCGGTCATctcgcccgcccgctgccgctcCCCGATCTTGGTCTTCAGGTACACCCCGAAACCCACGTCGGCTCCCTCCGACCTGAACTGCCACCTGTGCCGGAAAGAGCCGGCGGGgtcccgcggcggggctggggacacccgcCAttgcgtgtgtgtcccccccgccccgcggcgtgGAGCCCCCTCCTCACCTGAGGACGCAGCCGGGGAAGAGGATCTCGTACTCGACCTGGTAGGACGAGCCGCGGCTGACCACCACCGTGTGCTCGTACTGCTGCGCCAGCTGGTTCCGCACGTAGTAGTGCTGGGGCACGTCCCCCCCGTAGTTGATCTGGAAGGGGATGGAGGTGACGTGGGTTCGGGGGGACCGCCCGGGCACCCCTGAGgaacccggggcggggggggcggggggttcTCCTACCTTGCTCGGGCACTTGGGGTCCCCGTCGGGGTCCGTCAGGGTGCCCCCGTACTCCACCGGGATCTGCTCGGGGTCGATGTACTTCTGCAGGACCTCCTTCCAGTtggctggtggggtggaggacagcagggtttgggggggctgggacccctgcggggagccccagcccagctggggaccccccccccccccagggttgGGGTTTCACCCCTGGGTGGTCTGAAAGCAGAGGGGGACGTGGCACCCCGTTTTCGGCTTCCACTGCATCCCGGGGAGGGGGTCAGGACTCACACCCCAGGACCACGACCTTCTTGCGGGTGTCCTCGCTCAGGAAGTGCTTGACGAGGTTGTAGGCCACGGGGAAGAtcttgggggctggggggcggaCGGGGGGGCGTTAGGGTGGGGGTCAGCACCCTGACGGGGGGAGCGGGACCCCGGGGCCGAACTCACCCTTCACAATAAACAGCCGCTTGAGGGACTCGGGGTAATTCTCCTCAAACATGGACAGGAGCTGCAGGACGGGGAGAGCTTCAGGTCATCCTCCCGTCCCACGTACCCACCGGGGCACGGGGGGAGCATGGCGGGGCGCaggccgggacccccagcccaaaacgccgggggggtgcggggcagcggcagggacCTGCTCTTGCATCGTCCCTCGGGGCCACGAGCCAGCCCGGATCCCTGCGTCGCTGCCGCAGCCCGGGGAcggcgggcccgggccggggaaggggggggggtcGGGCAGGGAGCCCCTCACCTCCCCGTACGTGTCCACGGCTGGCTTCCAGAGGTGCTTCAAGCCCAGGCCCTCGCAGTCGTAGACCATCAGCACCATCTCGATCTTCTTGCCCAGCTGGGACGGGAGGATGGGGGGGCTCAGGCGGTGCCCGGCCCCGGTGGGGACCCGCGGGAGGGGGggctcccggccagccccggggacagggcGGTCCCCGACAGGCTGGACCCCCTGGCCAGAGCCTCCTCCCAAGCGCTGGTGTGGGGAGAAGGGGCGTCGCGGgctggtgtgggtgctgggaCCGGGACACGGGCTGGGGGACGATGGGGACGTGGGCTGGTGGGGATGGACAGGACGCGGActtatggggctggggaggacgtggggggggggggggatggagcAGACGCAgacttgtggggctggggaggacgTGGGCTGGTGGGGATGGACAGGACGCGGActtgtggggctggcagggacgtGGGGCGGTGGGGATGGAGCGGACACGGActtgtggggctggcagggacgtGGTCTCGCGGGGCTGGTGGGGACACGGATtggtggggacagcggggagcTGAGCTGGTGGGGCccgcagggtgcgggcagggcgggcagggtgcgggcagggtgcgggcaggcgCCCACCTTCTGGCTCTGCCGCTCGCACTCTCGCCGCAGCACCTCGCAGTCGCGGAACTTGTTCTTGAGCAAGTCCTGCTTGGAGGCGGAGAAGAGCAGCCCCTTGGCGTCCAGCGGCCCGATGATGTCGTACCAGACGGGGCTGCCCTCCCGGTCGTAGCCGCACATCCCCCCGGACATGTACTTCCTGATGACCTGCGGGAGCACGGGGGGCTAAGGGGGACAGGCCCCTCCAGGGACacccgccccggggctggggacacccacctCGGGGGACACCCACCTCGGGGGCCTCCCAGGCAATGATGTTGTCGGCGTCCATGTGCTTGCGGACCTCGAtgtgctgcgggggggggggggggggagcaagccGGGGTGAGGGGATTTGGGGACCCCCGGTCCCATGGGATGGGGTGCACCCCGTGGGCAGGTCACCCTTGTcgggagagagcagctgggcgGGTGGCCCGTGGCACGCTGTCCCATCCCAGGTGGCACCCGGGAGCTCGACAGCGGTACGGCGGGGTCCCCCCAAAACGCGGGGTGCGCTCTCACCTTGCGGAGCATCGCCTCCGACTTGGGCAGGTCGAAGCAGCGCGCTGCAAGAGAGCAGAGagctcagccccgccgccggcggccccggctccgcggccCCCCGTGGGGTCTTCCAgccccccccgcgtgtcccccccccacccgggGGTTACCTCGGAGCCATTTCAGGAGGAAACAGTCGtcctgggagggcagggagggcagcacgTCCTGCAGGTTCTCCCGAAACTGCGGGGAGAAGAGGGACCGTTGGCAGAGGGGTCCCCGCTCCCACCCCAAAAGCCCCACGGCTGGAAGTttgtcccgtccctgtccccctgcccccctggAAAAGTCCCAGCCAGGACTGGGAGCGTCCCAGGAGAGAGGGGACACCCGGTGCCCCGTCCCTGCCACCATGATGAGCACCCATGGGGCCTCCACTCTCCTCCCTGGCAGGGGACCGTCCCCAGGCTGGCCACCAGCACCGGGTGTCCCCAGGCCGGTGCCCTCGCACAAGGGTGTGAGTGGGGGCTGCCACCCacccggctccccggggagggtCCCGTGGCCACCCTCACCCTGCAGGGACCAGGCGGACCCGTCCCCTCCTTTGCCATCGCCGGTGGCACCTTTGGGATGGAGATGGCCACCGCGCGTCCCCCCGCTCCAGCGACCCCCCGGCTCCAGGTCCCCCCGCTCCAGCGACACCCCGGCGAGTGGCAGCCGCCCTGGccagcccggggcgggcaggagggtgctggggtgcggggctggggcacccTGGGCAcgcggccccgctcgccccggccAGGCTACGGCCCAAATCTCCGTGCCAGCGCGGGACGTCCCCTTAATGAGGCCGATTAGATTATCTCCCACTGAATTTAGGTGTAACTAAACCCGGGATTAGCTTCTTCACCCTGAGAAAAACACGGTGCCGGCGGACGGGCGTCGCAGCCCGGCCTCCCTCGCCCGCCCGTCGCCGCCTCGGCACCGGGAGGGCTCAGCCCCGAGCCCGCGGGGGTCGT is a window of Mycteria americana isolate JAX WOST 10 ecotype Jacksonville Zoo and Gardens chromosome 13, USCA_MyAme_1.0, whole genome shotgun sequence DNA encoding:
- the SEC14L2 gene encoding SEC14-like protein 2; translated protein: MSGRLGDLSPRQAEALAQFRENLQDVLPSLPSQDDCFLLKWLRARCFDLPKSEAMLRKHIEVRKHMDADNIIAWEAPEVIRKYMSGGMCGYDREGSPVWYDIIGPLDAKGLLFSASKQDLLKNKFRDCEVLRRECERQSQKLGKKIEMVLMVYDCEGLGLKHLWKPAVDTYGELLSMFEENYPESLKRLFIVKAPKIFPVAYNLVKHFLSEDTRKKVVVLGSNWKEVLQKYIDPEQIPVEYGGTLTDPDGDPKCPSKINYGGDVPQHYYVRNQLAQQYEHTVVVSRGSSYQVEYEILFPGCVLRWQFRSEGADVGFGVYLKTKIGERQRAGEMTEVYPNQRYNSHMVPEDGSLTCSTPGIYVLRFDNTYSYLHAKKVSYSVEVLLPDAASAQQIQKLGDRLSEVALNHSP